Proteins found in one Planctomicrobium piriforme genomic segment:
- a CDS encoding FAD-dependent oxidoreductase — protein MKRWGILLCVCLISAGSVSALQAAEEYDLVIYGGTSAGVIAAVQAKKMGKSVIVVGPDVHLGGLSAGGLGYTDSGRKEAIGGLSRDFYHRVWKHYQDDSAWKWEPKKPFKSQGPEEQAAKLPAMWVFEPHVAEKIYEDYVKEFNIPVVRNEYLDRKSGVTKDGDRITSIKMLSGKTYAGKMFIDATYEGDLMAAAGVKYHVGREANSVYGETFNGVQTEAPRHGHHFKMQISPYVIPGDPKSGLLPRISTEPPGEPGAGDHRVQAYCYRMCLTNKDENRVAFPKPAGYDPKQYELLVRVLETGWREAFNKFDAIPNAKTDTNNHGPFSFDNIGYNYDYPEASYERRKEILAEHTTYQQGLLYFLANDPRVPQDVRDKMSKWGLPKDEFQDNGNWSHQIYVREARRMKGVYVMTQDDCQDRIATPNSVGMGSYNMDSHNTQRYVTPEGFVQNEGDVQERLAKSYEIAYGSITPKAGEVANLLVPVCCSSSHIAYGSIRMEPVFMILGQSAATAAAMAIDKQLPVQSVPYDELAAQLKKDGQVLELEDPDAAALKKISGVVVDDEYAEYVGEWSTSSSIQPFIGPGYRHDGNQNKGTSTAKFSAKLKPGRYDVRIAYVPNRTRASNVPVTIEHAGGKTSQKVDERAPIPSGEIDASLGIFEFGDTGAVTVSNAGTDNFVVVDLVRFVPVD, from the coding sequence ATGAAGCGCTGGGGAATACTGCTGTGCGTCTGCCTGATCTCGGCAGGCTCGGTTTCCGCTTTACAGGCGGCCGAGGAATATGACCTTGTCATCTATGGCGGCACCAGCGCAGGCGTCATTGCCGCGGTGCAGGCGAAGAAGATGGGCAAGTCTGTGATTGTCGTCGGCCCCGATGTCCATCTTGGCGGACTGAGCGCGGGAGGGCTCGGGTATACCGATTCTGGCCGCAAGGAAGCCATCGGCGGGCTCAGCCGCGATTTCTACCACCGCGTCTGGAAACACTACCAGGACGATTCCGCCTGGAAGTGGGAGCCGAAGAAACCGTTCAAGAGCCAGGGGCCTGAAGAACAAGCCGCAAAACTGCCTGCCATGTGGGTCTTCGAACCGCATGTGGCCGAGAAGATCTACGAAGACTACGTCAAGGAATTCAACATTCCCGTCGTCCGCAACGAATACCTCGACCGCAAGTCAGGCGTGACCAAGGACGGCGACCGCATCACGTCGATCAAGATGCTCAGCGGCAAGACCTACGCCGGAAAAATGTTCATCGATGCGACGTATGAAGGGGATCTCATGGCCGCCGCTGGTGTGAAGTATCACGTCGGCCGCGAAGCGAACAGCGTCTATGGCGAAACCTTTAACGGCGTGCAGACGGAAGCGCCGCGACACGGCCATCACTTCAAAATGCAGATCTCGCCCTATGTGATTCCCGGCGACCCGAAGAGCGGGTTGCTGCCGCGCATCAGTACCGAACCGCCGGGCGAGCCAGGAGCAGGCGACCACCGCGTACAGGCCTACTGCTACCGGATGTGCCTGACCAACAAGGACGAGAATCGCGTTGCGTTCCCCAAACCGGCCGGCTACGACCCGAAGCAGTATGAGCTGCTGGTGCGTGTGCTGGAAACCGGCTGGCGCGAAGCCTTCAACAAGTTCGATGCGATTCCCAACGCCAAGACCGACACCAACAATCACGGCCCCTTCAGCTTCGACAACATTGGCTACAACTACGACTATCCGGAAGCGAGCTATGAACGCCGCAAGGAAATCCTGGCCGAGCACACGACCTACCAGCAGGGTTTGTTGTACTTCCTGGCGAACGATCCCCGCGTCCCGCAGGATGTTCGCGACAAAATGAGCAAATGGGGCCTGCCGAAAGACGAATTCCAGGACAACGGCAACTGGTCGCACCAGATCTACGTCCGCGAAGCTCGCCGAATGAAAGGGGTCTATGTGATGACCCAGGACGACTGCCAGGACCGCATCGCGACGCCCAATTCCGTCGGCATGGGATCCTACAACATGGACTCCCACAACACGCAGCGGTATGTGACTCCGGAAGGATTCGTGCAGAACGAAGGTGACGTGCAGGAACGGCTCGCCAAGTCGTACGAAATTGCCTACGGCTCGATCACACCCAAGGCAGGCGAAGTTGCCAACCTGCTCGTACCGGTTTGCTGCTCCAGCAGCCACATCGCGTACGGCTCGATTCGCATGGAACCGGTGTTCATGATTCTCGGCCAGTCCGCCGCGACGGCCGCGGCCATGGCCATCGACAAGCAGCTTCCCGTGCAGTCGGTGCCCTACGACGAACTCGCAGCACAGCTCAAGAAAGACGGCCAGGTCCTCGAACTGGAAGATCCAGACGCCGCCGCCCTCAAGAAAATTTCAGGCGTGGTAGTTGATGACGAATATGCCGAGTACGTTGGCGAATGGTCGACCAGTTCCTCAATTCAGCCCTTCATCGGCCCCGGTTACCGTCACGACGGCAATCAGAACAAAGGAACTTCGACGGCGAAGTTCTCAGCCAAGCTGAAGCCCGGCCGTTATGACGTCCGGATCGCTTATGTTCCGAACCGTACACGGGCCAGCAATGTGCCGGTCACAATCGAACATGCCGGCGGCAAAACGAGCCAGAAAGTCGATGAACGAGCTCCCATCCCGAGCGGTGAAATCGACGCCAGCCTGGGGATCTTTGAGTTCGGCGACACCGGCGCGGTCACCGTGTCGAATGCCGGTACCGACAACTTTGTGGTCGTCGATCTCGTGCGGTTCGTGCCAGTCGACTGA
- a CDS encoding bile acid:sodium symporter family protein, which yields MKKKRDWFLPGMVLAVFLAWLFPQPGADGGWLHPELITSGGVALIFFLHGVALSFAALRSGMLLWKLHLVVQGCVFLLFPLIGLGLYAATAHALPDDLRVGFLYLCALPSTVSSSVALTAAAHGNVPAAVFNATISSLLGVVLTPLWMSTVAEIASSQGSLGKVVLNLCFWLVLPLIVGQLSRPWLGNWAARHKPFINTVDRGTILLLVYTSFCDSFVLGVWTQHGLTAVLATIVLTTLLFWLVFWTVGAICTALKFNREDRIATLFCGSKKSLATGVPMAQLMFGSDPGLGLILLPIMVYHPLQLVICGVLAGRWAKEHHTPAPPLGEILAAAEPSPSIPDEN from the coding sequence ATGAAGAAAAAACGCGACTGGTTTCTGCCGGGGATGGTGCTGGCGGTGTTTCTCGCCTGGCTGTTCCCTCAGCCAGGGGCCGATGGGGGCTGGCTGCATCCGGAACTGATCACCAGCGGCGGCGTGGCGCTGATCTTCTTTCTGCATGGCGTGGCACTCTCGTTTGCGGCCCTGCGCTCCGGCATGTTGCTGTGGAAACTGCATCTCGTCGTACAAGGCTGCGTGTTTCTGCTGTTCCCACTGATCGGACTGGGATTGTACGCGGCGACTGCGCACGCGCTCCCTGATGACTTACGGGTCGGATTTCTCTATCTCTGTGCACTGCCGTCGACCGTCTCGTCTTCCGTCGCCTTAACGGCGGCCGCGCATGGCAATGTGCCTGCGGCGGTCTTCAACGCCACAATTTCCAGTCTGCTGGGAGTCGTCCTGACGCCGTTGTGGATGAGTACGGTTGCCGAGATCGCAAGTTCGCAGGGATCGTTGGGGAAGGTCGTCCTGAATCTCTGCTTCTGGCTGGTGCTGCCGCTCATTGTCGGACAACTTTCCCGCCCCTGGCTCGGCAATTGGGCTGCGCGGCACAAGCCGTTCATCAACACGGTGGACCGCGGGACGATCCTGCTGCTGGTTTACACGTCGTTTTGCGATTCGTTCGTCCTGGGAGTCTGGACCCAACACGGCCTGACAGCTGTGCTCGCGACCATCGTCCTCACCACTCTGCTCTTCTGGCTGGTCTTCTGGACCGTCGGCGCGATCTGCACAGCGCTGAAATTCAATCGCGAAGACCGCATCGCCACGCTGTTCTGCGGTTCGAAGAAATCGCTGGCGACCGGCGTGCCGATGGCCCAACTGATGTTCGGCTCTGATCCCGGACTGGGGTTAATTTTGCTGCCGATCATGGTCTACCACCCGTTGCAACTGGTGATCTGCGGAGTCCTGGCCGGTCGCTGGGCAAAAGAACATCACACCCCCGCCCCGCCTCTCGGCGAAATCCTGGCCGCAGCCGAACCCTCGCCGTCGATTCCGGATGAGAATTGA
- the panB gene encoding 3-methyl-2-oxobutanoate hydroxymethyltransferase — protein MNVPEFMNAKAQGRKLSVLTAYDCLWAAMLDEAGIDALLVGDSMGMVFQGQTSTLPVTLEQMIYHGEIVCRATKKALVIVDLPFMSYQVSSRQAVRNAGKVLKETGCGAVKLEGGVQQAKTIERLAACDLPVMAHVGMRPQSVRKLGKMSAVQRDEKQLLADAVAAERSGAFAIVLELIPAAIAQRITETLTIPTIGIGAGPHCDGQVLVTPDMFGLTGFKPKFMKLYADLKSSIIDGAKRYAEDIRKGEFPTEQHSH, from the coding sequence ATGAACGTTCCTGAATTTATGAACGCCAAGGCACAGGGCCGCAAGCTCTCTGTGCTGACCGCTTATGACTGCCTGTGGGCTGCGATGCTCGATGAAGCCGGTATCGATGCCCTGCTCGTCGGCGACTCGATGGGCATGGTCTTTCAGGGCCAGACCAGCACCCTCCCCGTCACGCTCGAGCAGATGATTTATCACGGCGAGATCGTCTGCCGGGCGACAAAAAAGGCGCTGGTCATCGTTGATCTTCCGTTCATGTCGTATCAGGTCAGCAGCCGTCAAGCGGTTCGCAATGCAGGCAAGGTGCTGAAGGAAACCGGCTGCGGGGCGGTCAAGCTGGAGGGGGGCGTGCAGCAGGCGAAGACCATCGAACGGCTCGCTGCCTGCGACTTGCCGGTGATGGCCCATGTCGGCATGCGACCGCAGTCGGTGCGAAAACTCGGCAAAATGTCGGCCGTGCAGCGGGATGAAAAACAGTTGCTGGCCGACGCCGTCGCCGCCGAACGCTCCGGCGCCTTCGCGATTGTGCTGGAATTGATTCCCGCAGCCATTGCCCAGCGAATTACCGAAACGCTCACGATCCCCACGATTGGCATCGGCGCCGGCCCCCACTGCGACGGCCAGGTGCTGGTGACCCCCGACATGTTCGGCCTGACAGGCTTCAAGCCAAAATTCATGAAGTTGTATGCCGACCTGAAATCGAGCATCATCGACGGTGCAAAACGCTATGCTGAAGACATTCGGAAAGGGGAGTTCCCGACCGAGCAGCATAGTCACTGA
- a CDS encoding class I fructose-bisphosphate aldolase, whose amino-acid sequence MSELLVKTAQAMMAPGKGLIAMDESNPTCHKRFAKLGIPQTEEARRSYRELIVTTPNLGNWISGAILFDETIRQSSVGGVRFVDLLNKAGIIPGIKVDEGAKDLPAFPGEKVTEGLDGLRERLQDYFKLGARFAKWRAVIAIGDGLPTDGCLHVNAHALARYAALCQEAGIVPIVEPEVLMDGSHSLQECFAATQRALHALFDELVEQRVLLEGLILKPNMVLPGLDCPKQDGLDEVAEGTVTCLLRTVPAAVQGVAFLSGGQPSELAAARLNAMHVRCDGKLPWALTYSFSRALHQDAMDAWKGNPANIPAAQAALVKRARCCAAAREGKYRPEMERE is encoded by the coding sequence ATGAGTGAACTGCTCGTGAAGACCGCTCAGGCGATGATGGCGCCTGGCAAGGGGCTGATTGCCATGGATGAGAGCAATCCCACATGTCATAAGCGATTTGCCAAGCTCGGCATTCCACAGACAGAAGAGGCGCGGCGAAGTTACCGGGAACTGATTGTCACCACGCCGAACCTGGGGAACTGGATCAGCGGGGCGATTCTGTTTGATGAAACGATTCGCCAAAGTAGCGTGGGCGGCGTCCGGTTCGTCGACCTACTCAACAAGGCCGGCATCATCCCGGGTATTAAAGTGGATGAGGGGGCGAAAGACCTGCCAGCTTTCCCTGGCGAGAAAGTGACCGAAGGACTCGACGGCCTGCGCGAACGGCTGCAAGACTATTTCAAACTCGGGGCACGGTTCGCCAAATGGCGTGCGGTCATTGCGATTGGAGACGGACTGCCGACCGACGGCTGCCTGCATGTGAATGCACATGCGCTGGCCAGGTACGCCGCGCTGTGTCAGGAAGCAGGCATCGTCCCGATTGTTGAGCCGGAAGTCCTGATGGACGGTTCGCATTCCCTGCAGGAGTGTTTCGCTGCAACCCAACGGGCACTGCACGCCCTGTTTGATGAACTGGTCGAGCAACGCGTGCTGCTCGAAGGGTTAATCTTGAAGCCGAACATGGTGCTGCCAGGACTGGATTGTCCGAAACAAGACGGCTTGGACGAAGTGGCCGAAGGGACTGTCACCTGTCTGCTGCGAACTGTTCCGGCCGCTGTGCAGGGCGTTGCGTTTCTCTCGGGCGGCCAGCCAAGCGAACTGGCCGCAGCGCGACTCAACGCCATGCATGTCCGATGCGACGGCAAACTCCCCTGGGCACTCACCTATTCGTTCTCCCGAGCGTTGCATCAGGATGCGATGGACGCCTGGAAAGGGAACCCAGCCAATATCCCTGCCGCTCAGGCGGCATTGGTCAAACGCGCCCGTTGCTGTGCAGCGGCACGAGAGGGGAAATATCGCCCGGAGATGGAACGGGAGTAG
- a CDS encoding NADPH:quinone reductase, whose amino-acid sequence MKCAYVTQPGPPESLIYGDQPDPVVQAHQVLVKVSVSAINPIDTYIRAGSIPMPVEFPYTPGCDLAGTVIAIGENVSRFRVGDRVWGTNQGLFKRQGTMAELAAVDEGWLYHTPEGMSDEDAAAGALTGITSHLGLFRDAQLKAGEWVFVNGGTGGVGSMVLQLAKAAGARVVTTAGSEAKRQLCLELGADVALDYKSTTLDDEIKAATAVNGGIDVWWETQREPNITRTIGLMKRRGRIVVMAGRQAQLQFTLGPFYTNDLQLLGFAMFNASPDEQRRSADDLNEWYTQGRWKPLIGARFPLIEAAAAHRLQEENTLGQKHTLTGKVLVTIG is encoded by the coding sequence ATGAAATGCGCTTATGTGACACAGCCTGGGCCGCCGGAGAGTCTGATTTATGGCGACCAGCCCGATCCGGTTGTGCAGGCCCATCAAGTGCTGGTGAAGGTCAGCGTGTCGGCGATCAACCCGATCGACACATACATTCGCGCAGGCTCGATTCCGATGCCCGTCGAGTTCCCCTACACGCCGGGCTGCGATCTCGCCGGAACAGTGATCGCGATCGGAGAAAACGTCTCGCGATTCCGCGTCGGCGACCGGGTCTGGGGAACGAATCAAGGTCTCTTCAAACGCCAGGGGACGATGGCGGAACTGGCGGCAGTCGATGAAGGCTGGCTGTACCATACCCCGGAAGGCATGAGCGACGAAGACGCTGCTGCCGGCGCGCTGACAGGCATCACATCCCATCTGGGATTGTTTCGCGACGCCCAGCTAAAAGCAGGCGAATGGGTGTTTGTGAACGGCGGCACTGGCGGGGTCGGCTCGATGGTTCTGCAACTCGCCAAAGCAGCAGGGGCTCGAGTCGTCACGACCGCCGGGTCCGAAGCCAAGCGGCAACTTTGCCTGGAACTGGGTGCAGACGTAGCGCTCGACTACAAATCCACGACACTTGACGACGAGATCAAGGCCGCCACAGCCGTCAACGGCGGCATCGATGTGTGGTGGGAAACGCAACGCGAGCCAAACATCACGCGGACGATCGGCTTGATGAAACGCCGCGGACGGATCGTCGTCATGGCCGGACGTCAGGCACAACTGCAATTCACGCTGGGGCCGTTCTACACGAATGATCTCCAACTGCTGGGCTTCGCGATGTTCAATGCCTCGCCTGACGAGCAACGTCGCTCTGCCGACGACCTGAATGAATGGTACACGCAAGGCCGCTGGAAGCCGCTGATCGGCGCCCGATTCCCCCTCATCGAAGCCGCCGCCGCCCACCGCCTGCAAGAAGAAAACACCCTCGGCCAGAAACACACGCTGACAGGCAAAGTCCTGGTCACCATCGGATAG